A genomic segment from Amphiprion ocellaris isolate individual 3 ecotype Okinawa chromosome 17, ASM2253959v1, whole genome shotgun sequence encodes:
- the zgc:162472 gene encoding transcription factor TFIIIB component B'' homolog isoform X2 encodes MFRRSRFSVRPNVGATGRTAATAAALQEAPSANQEASEAPRDAAESSSTTAVADNKSDVTPSEKVLAPGDGSDPNGEGTSSSAAVQRRKRFSVKPKVAPGRLSTLSRTPKSPVKAVSQAPVEGSGSNLDKPTTSGISATSQGFQSPRRRRPSGESKLLKIQPKAPHISSSTLGPSDVPADEDSLKQTHVPADGSKKLENISTSQVKEVPPRPPDKVPPSLPDKEAIEISEKAKTLVSSKNVLSLTQSAYSLSKLLNSPSDLQRLVKAQKLRELLRQERCKEKKLKKAKALSKEFSLDPAKMTMSDLIRYLPTSNPMSSSIEDSAQEKETVIPPSPEREKSPERPQELEVPPSTVNSREEDEEEADEEQEEALMVPQVKVAEDGSLIIDEESLTVEVQRAKGPNPAENRDPIFERGSTTTYSSFRKGNYSKPWSSEETDMFFLAVSMVGTDFSMICQLFPHRARSEIKNKFKKEERENSWRIDKAFKERRKLDIEYFSKLLEKILEFQKNRKKLKSFAEKNSPKKRKRKTKAKKTARKLSDVEEEDEEEDENQIPDLEAEEEGEKENEDLCNDGGIPASEPNRKCKRKKKSDDLTEEPNDKKDKTDEKSSEHSEAGIPEDTEAALPEDHTSSDVSEKSQNVNTAKDTAIKPAKLSRGRAPKPLLPLGRKWGKKLPLTTAAKDTVADKGDESVSDGATTEQVNKDASPSNQASNKKSASDDISSEEEDVTFKPPQPTRYGRVPKPTKPLTYPAKEDVHSSASETTSASPAGSTASAAKPKPKGTAKRRRSSKPESPQKSKKPKLVTLRASQSDFSDEDEEVEEGQLACSSSRDGHAPIFVPASLNTSHSGISEVDETMVELDILASMPDVLGISQDALCPDSSCEQAQHEAGTAEPCEHQLDLLVDVIDFLSSEHTEVNEDESYNEAAQTLLTIGNLTHISQSAPNQTAIQDHAADTSADVNETNYPEEETALKQTAQEESSIPSVSAAFSQEVTETSETVATLELQGSVIDSGEMPVPQSESSNASSPQTKRGRLPKVKPKPNLGRTSRTAQSKSQPETSSVTAAEENHSVAPSLSPANEMMSAVEETAPKTSDCAPGLVKDGISSTEVKLTGEPSDRQEKFIELVESGAAMSDQNSSEVQAPCYSESQFEPNRDQTIRDTESTSKSTDEKLKSCVEEAKAGFNNPVTSDSMNMEVEKGSDTDPAPVQESSDKSTSCVSPAEDPSEKQKEESVVPTTYQSRRGRLQKVKPKPNLQQTSRTAKSKLKTTKAPADKDSSLTPNPDFHKNTIKVEPQPTCNPSHETQSHPDPALLNLEFESSKEQITRDTGSTSEFTHENLTTTVGTTESTSNNVVTTNLTVTESQVEQGSNVNSASVQESSVQPAIEELPVSKDGGEVASACRLRRSRLQKPKPNLPQASRNIQSKLQSRKDPVTLLQVVEKPHSPTSTSDSTENTTAEVEAQPSCSTTPPEKSSQIKSTSSPSVLVQSLELGSAHKCTQELSSTEDEKTDVGSVSSAEDSEKNVPQRRRRFPKVKPKPNLGSSTRMMKLQSDNNSRPPERCHVGTTSNVSSEQQSGDNNQNLTEKDNKPLTLAHCSSRAGLHSIEVGPADSEKLLDITNNEAASSDGATMETSCVAEYQPVLTDQVIGNTSSEQSKVEMESTGDKFLSKDLVEADPTLRDDGMPDMSTQVTETNVQQTDDSTAVSEVQPLKDVSKESKKYSECSNKDSSIQSDDRESELTDTSKISRKAHQVRRGRLIKPKPNLACSSRPSQPRKVQNITPAETDSGSCSQIVATSVDHKPASELRPDMQEPVKGGIYKSDHQTSTPSDAGSSVVCWSQVITQQSQSHSSPSNDSQASLNCVPSTQIASTASTEVIQSYPVFSGMLPEQVPSDPDEPFFILSLTEIPVSSSGEVVNSAVEHLSYLPATDASVQQPGVCAESLVEAGDGSLASAHVPMSAGESGVMGPIDLKDTGPELAALIHSTTENPVDPYETTTVQPEKRPDTADNNETDVAAAKQTISGIRRKAKPQVKSSNARKKQTSNTLEAESVPTQINTTQDSEHSGDSVPPKAFDDTEPHKGGSVDADTNKETLTGGRDPHCNSEAQSTQSSGTSSWKRKPKDFAPFPSETPSIDPPPGKAADKQSLSEPAASTSHDVAPTLSLTQPQNEAHSTSVTPPTQTEVDFQQTSDHSPNSSGPSPSMSQSTAEVSASQQSEYMESSSLEEEEEPTSVSQYFLSDIFTEVEDD; translated from the exons ATGTTTCGGCGGTCAAGATTTAGTGTTCGTCCTAATGTTGGCGCGACAGGGAGaactgcagcaacagcagcagcacttcaGGAAGCCCCTTCAGCAAACCAGGAGGCCAGTGAGGCTCCAAGAGATGCTGCTGAGAGCAGCAGTACTACAGCTGTGGCAGACAACAAGTCTGACGTGACTCCATCAGAAAAAGTTCTAGCTCCAGG GGATGGCAGTGATCCAAATGGGGAAGGTACCAgttcctcagcagcagtccAGAGAAGGAAGCGGTTTTCTGTCAAGCCCAAAGTGGCTCCTGGCCGCCTCTCCACACTCTCTCGGACACCAAAGTCACCTGTCAAAGCAGTTTCTCAAGCTCCTGTTGAAGGCTCTGGCTCAAACCTTGACAAGCCAACAACATCTGGGATTTCAGCAACCTCTCAGGGATTCCAGTCCCCAAGGAGACGAAGGCCTTCAGGAGAGAGCAAGCTGCTCAAGATACAACCTAAAGCCCCCCACATTTCTTCCAGTACTTTAGGACCTTCAGATGTTCCTGCAGATGAAGACTCACTTAAACAAACCCATGTGCCAGCAGACGGTAgcaaaaaattagaaaacattTCCACCAGTCAGGTTAAAGAAGTTCCTCCCAGACCGCCGGATAAAGTACCACCATCTCTGCCAGATAAAGAAGCTATTGAAATATCAGAGAAAGCCAAGACTCTTGTATCATCTAAGAATGTGCTTTCACTCACACAGTCTGCATACTCCCTGAGTAAACTCCTGAACAGCCCATCAGACTTACAGAGGCTTGTAAAGGCCCAAAAGCTCAGAGAGCTGCTACGACAGGAGAGGTGCAAAGAAAAG AAACTCAAGAAAGCTAAGGCACTTTCAAAGGAGTTTTCTTTAGATCCTGCCAAAATGACCATGAGTGACCTTATCCGTTATCTTCCAACATCTAACCCCATGTC atctAGTATTGAAGACTCTGCTCAAGAGAAAGAGACTGTGATTCCACCTTCACCAGAAAGAGAAAA GTCTCCAGAGCGACCACAGGAGCTTGAAGTGCCACCCAGCACAGTGAACTcaagagaggaggatgaggaggaagcagaCGAAGAACAGGAAGAAGCGCTCATGGTCCCTCAGGTCAAAGTAGCAGAAGATGGCTCACTGATCATTGATGAAGAGAG CTTAACAGTGGAAGTCCAGCGAGCCAAAGGGCCAAACCCAGCAGAAAATCGAGACCCCATCTTTGAGCGTGGCTCCACCACAACTTACTCAAGTTTCAGGAAAGGGAACTATTCGAAACCATGGTCCAGTGAAG AGACAGACATGTTCTTCCTGGCAGTTAGCATGGTGGGGACAGACTTTTCCATGATTTGTCAACTGTTTCCTCACAGAGCTCGATCAGAAATAAAG aacaaatttaaaaaagaagagcGAGAGAATTCCTGGAGGATTGACAAAGCTTTTA AAGAGAGGCGCAAACTGGACATAGAATATTTCTCTAAGCTGTTAGAGAAGATTTTGGAATTtcagaaaaacaggaagaaactcAAGTCATTTGCTGAGAAGAACTCCCCCAAGAAACGCAAGAGGAAGACAAAAG ccaaaaaaactgcaagaaaGCTGAGCgatgtggaggaggaagatgaagaagaagatgagaatCAAATTCCTGACttggaggcagaggaggaaggagagaaagagaacgAGGACCTCTGTAATGATGGAGGAATCCCTGCTTCTGAGCCAAACAGGaaatgcaaaagaaagaaaaaatcagaCGACTTGACTGAAGAGCCAAATGACAAGAAGgacaaaacagatgaaaagagCAGTGAGCACA GTGAGGCCGGCATACCCGAAGACACTGAGGCAGCTCTTCCTGAGGACCACACAAGTTCAGACGT GTCTGAAAAGTCTCAAAATGTGAATACAGCCAAGGACACCGCAATCAAGCCAGCAAAACTCTCACGAGGCAGAGCACCGAAACCACTGCTGCCTTTGGGCCGGAAGTGGGGTAAAAAGCTTCCCCTTACCACAGCAGCCAAAGATACTGTGGCAGATAAAGGGGACGAGAGCGTGAGTGATGGAGCCACGACAGAGCAG GTGAATAAAGATGCATCACCTTCAAACCAGGCCAGTAACAAAAAGTCAGCCAGTGATGACATTTCCTCTGAAGAAGAAGATGTCACTTTTAAACCTCCTCAACCTACTAG ATATGGCCGAGTGCCCAAACCCACCAAGCCCTTGACATACCCTGCCAAAGAGGACGTACACTCCTCTGCATCTGAAACCACTTCTGCGTCTCCAGCAGGGTCCACTGCTTCTGCTGCCAAACCTAAACCCAAAGGCACAGCCAAGAGGCGGAGATCATCAAAGCCAGAATCACCCCAAAAGTCTAAGAAGCCCAAACTAGTCACGCTCAGGGCCTCTCAGTCAGATTTCAgtgatgaggatgaagaggtggaggaggggcaGCTTGCATGTAGCTCCAGTAGAGACGGCCACGCTCCCATCTTTGTGCCAGCCAGCCTGAACACATCTCACTCTGGGATCTCAGAAGTGGATGAGACTATGGTGGAG CTTGATATCTTGGCCAGTATGCCTGATGTGTTGGGCATTTCCCAAGATGCACTGTGCCCTGATTCCTCTTGTGAGCAGGCACAACATGAGGCAGGCACAGCTGAACCATGTGAACATCAGTTGGATCTGCTGGTT GATGTTATAGACTTCCTTTCTTCAGAACACACAGAAG TAAATGAGGATGAGAGCTACAATGAAGCAGCTCAAACCCTGTTGACCATCGGCAACCTGACTCACATCTCTCAGTCAGCACCAAATCAAACAGCCATACAAGATCACGCAGCAG ACACATCAGCTGATGTGAATGAAACCAACTATCCAGAAGAAGAGACTGCATTAAAGCAGACTGCACAAGAGGAAAGCTCCATTCCTTCTGTGTCTGCAGCTTTTAGTCAAGAAGTCACAGAAACATCAGAGACTGTTGCCACTTTGGAACTACAAGGCAGCGTAATAGACAGTGGTGAGATGCCTGTCCCACAGTCAGAAAGCTCAAATGCAAGTTCTCCACAAACCAAGAGGGGACGCCTACCTAAAGTGAAACCTAAACCTAACCTTGGCCGAACCTCAAGGACTGCACAGTCAAAATCCCAACCAGAGACATCATCTGTAACGGCAGCTGAAGAGAACCACTCAGTTGCTCCCAGCCTTTCTCCAGCCAATGAGATGATGTCAGCTGTTGAAGAAACTGCCCCAAAGACATCAGACTGTGCTCCGGGATTAGTAAAAGATGGCATTTCCAGTACTGAAGTCAAACTAACCGGAGAGCCATCTGACAGACAGGAGAAGTTTATTGAGCTGGTGGAATCGGGTGCAGCAATGTCAGATCAGAATTCCTCAGAAGTCCAGGCTCCCTGCTATTCAGAATCCCAGTTTGAACCCAACAGGGATCAGACCATCAGAGACACAGAATCAACATCCAAGTCCACAGATGAAAAACTTAAATCTTGTGTTGAAGAGGCTAAGGCTGGTTTTAATAATCCTGTGACATCTGACTCGATGAACATGGAGGTTGAAAAAGGCTCAGACACGGATCCAGCCCCAGTACAAGAGAGCAGTGACAAATCTACCTCATGTGTTTCACCTGCAGAAGAtccatctgaaaaacaaaaggaagagAGTGTGGTCCCAACTACTTACCAGTCTAGAAGGGGTCGATTACAAAAAGTCAAACCGAAACCAAACCTACAACAAACATCAAGAACTGCAAAGTCTAAACTTAAAACCACAAAAGCACCTGCAGACAAAGATTCAAGCCTAACTCCAAACCCCGActtccacaaaaacacaataaaggtGGAACCACAACCAACATGCAACCCCTCTCATGAAACACAAAGTCATCCTGATCCTGCTTTGTTGAATTTGGAATTTGAATCCAGTAAGGAGCAGATCACCAGAGACACAGGGTCAACTTCTGAGTTCACACATGAAAATCTGACAACTACAGTTGGAACAACTGAAAGTACTTCTAACAATGTGGTGACAACTAACTTAACAGTCACAGAATCACAAGTTGAACAAGGGTCAAATGTGAATTCAGCCTCAGTCCAAGAAAGTAGTGTCCAACCTGCCATAGAAGAGTTACCAGTCAGTAAAGATGGGGGTGAAGTTGCATCTGCTTGTAGATTGAGAAGGAGTCGATTACAAAAACCCAAACCAAACTTGCCACAGGCATCAAGAAATATTCAGTCTAAACTACAATCCAGAAAAGACCCTGTTACGCTCCTGCAGGTTGTGGAAAAACCTCACAGCCCAACTTCTACATCTGAttccactgaaaacacaacagcagaggTAGAAGCACAGCCAAGTTGCAGTACCACACCTCCAGAAAAATCAAGTCAAATTAAAAGTACTAGTTCTCCTTCAGTTCTAGTGCAATCACTGGAATTAGGTTCTgctcacaaatgcacacaagaACTATCGTCAACTGAGGATGAAAAGACAGATGTTGGATCAGTCTCAAGTGCAGAGGactctgaaaaaaatgttcctcAACGAAGGCGGCGGTTTCCTAAGGTGAAACCCAAACCTAATTTAGGATCATCCACTCGAATGATGAAACTTCAGTCAGATAATAACAGTAGACCTCCAGAACGTTGCCATGTGGGCACCACCTCAAATGTTTCATCAGAACAACAATCTGGGGACAATAATCAGAATCTCACAGAGAAAGACAACAAGCCCTTGACGTTAGCACATTGTTCCTCAAGAGCAGGACTTCATTCAATAGAAGTTGGACCTGCAGATTCTGAAAAATTACTGGACATCACAAATAACGAAGCAGCATCCTCTGATGGTGCGACCATGGAAACATCTTGTGTTGCTGAGTATCAACCTGTGTTGACAGACCAAGTTATTGGAAATACAAGTAGTGAGCAATCCAAAGTTGAAATGGAATCAACAGGGGACAAATTTTTAAGCAAAGATCTGGTGGAGGCTGATCCTACTTTACGCGACGATGGTATGCCGGACATGTCCACCCAAGTTACAGAGACAAATGTACAACAAACAGATGACTCAACTGCAGTTTCAGAAGTCCAGCCTTTAAAGGATGTTTCCAAAGAGTCAAAAAAATACTCAGAATGTTCCAACAAAGACTCCTCCATCCAAAG TGATGACAGAGAGTCAGAGTTGACCGACACTTCTAAGATCTCAAGAAAAGCTCATCAAGTCCGTAGAGGTCGGCTAATAAAACCCAAACCCAACCTGGCATGCAGCAGTCGTCCTTCACAACCCCGGAAAGTACAGAACATAACACCAGCAGAAACAG ACTCTGGTAGTTGCTCACAAATTGTGGCTACTTCTGTTGATCACAAACCAGCGTCTGAACTCAGACCTGACATGCAGGAACCAGTTAAGGGAGGTATCTATAAATCTGATCACCAAACCTCCACTCCAAGTGACGCGGGGTCTTCTGTTGTCTGCTGGTCACAAGTTATCACTCAACAAAGTCAAAGTCACAGCTCCCCTTCAAATGATTCTCAAGCCTCTCTGAATTGTGTACCTTCTACCCAG ATTGCGTCAACGGCGAGTACAGAAGTGATCCAGAGCTATCCAGTTTTTTCAGGGA TGCTGCCAGAGCAGGTGCCTTCAGATCCTGATGAGCCATTTTTCATCCTCTCTCTGACTGAGATCCCGGTCTCCTCATCAGGGGAAGTGGTCAACAGTGCAGTTGAGCACCTCTCTTATCTTCCTGCAACAGATGCATCAGTACAGCAGCCCGG TGTTTGTGCAGAGAGTTTGGTGGAAGCAGGAGATGGGTCTCTCGCTAGTGCCCATGTGCCCATGTCTGCAGGGGAGAGTGGTGTAATGGGCCCCATCGACTTAAAAGACACTGGGCCAGAGCTAGCTGCGTTGATA CATTCTACCACTGAGAACCCAGTGGATCCATATG AAACTACTACAGTCCAGCCAGAAAAGCGTCCAGACACTGCAGACAATAACGAGACAGACGTTGCCGCTGCAAAGCAGACAATATCGGGTATTAGAAGAAAAG CCAAACCACAGGTTAAGTCCAGTAATGcaaggaagaaacaaacaagcaacacCCTGGAAGCAGAGTCAGTCCCCACCCAAATAAACACCACACAGGACTCAGAGCATTCTGGTGATTCTGTGCCACCAAAAGCCTTTGATGACACTGAGCCACATAAAGGAGGGAGTGTTgatgcagacactaataaagAGACTCTGACAGGTGGTAGAGATCCTCACTGCAACTCAGAGGCACAGAGTACACAGAGTAGTGGAACAAGTAGTTGGAAAAG AAAACCCAAAGACTTTGCTCCCTTCCCTTCTGAGACTCCTTCAATCGATCCTCCACCTGGCAAAGCAGCAGATAAACAATCTTTGTCAGAGCCTGCAGCATCCACATCACATGATGTCGCTCCCACATTAAGCTTGACACAGCCACAAAATGAAGCTCATTCAACATCTGTTACACCACCAACACAAACAGAGGTGGACTTCCAACAGACGTCTGACCACAGTCCCAACAGCTCAGGTCCATCTCCTAGCATGTCACAGTCTACAGCTGAG GTTTCAGCTTCCCAGCAAAGTGAATATATGGAGAGCAGCTctttagaggaggaggaggagcccaCCAGTGTGTCTCAGTACTTCTtaagtgacatttttacagaagtGGAGGACGAttga